DNA from Phycisphaerae bacterium:
TCGTGCGAGACGACGTTGGCCACGGCCTGGGCGATTTCGGCGTCGCTCCAACTGGGGTAGTCGAAGGCTGAGCCGAAAACGATGGCGTTGTCGTCGGGTTCCTCGTTGTACCAGTCGATCGAGTCGGCCAAGCCATAGTAGTCGTTGTCGGAACGGGTGCCGGCGACGTGGACCGTCGTGAAGTCGCCCGACGGCGTCTGCTGCTCGTAGGAACTGAGGATGTCCACGTCCAGCCCCTGGTAGTCGGCCCGCACGGAGTCGACGATCCAATCGGCCAACTCCTCAGCCCGCAGGTCGCCGAAGACGTCGGAGAAGGGAGCAAGCATCGCGATGCTCAGGCCGGCGACGTAGACGTCCTGGTCGCCGTGGAAGTTGAGGTAGACGGTCTGATGTTTGGGAATGAACGCCGCCTTGTCAATCGTGAAACGCAGGGTGTAATCGACGGGGTCGCGGCCGATCTGATCGGTGTAGGCCACGGCCAGGTAGTATCGGCCGGTCTTGAACAGGTACTGGGAGAACACACGGCTGGCGTTAAGCGAGCAACCCGTGCCCCGGGCGAGCCGGGCGATCTCGTCATCCTCGTCGAAGAGGGCGATGGTCACCGACTCGCTGAGGTCGCAAGTTTCGGTCTTCCAGTAGATGTTGATCTTCTGGCCGGCTTCGATGGCGCCGATGTCGTAGACGTCCACATCGCCGCTGTCCGAGAGCGTGCCTTCGATCAGTCCGGAAGCAACCGGCTGAGTGGTCAGCACCTGCGCTTGGGCGAAGTCGTCGTTGGGTTCAACTTCGGTGATTTCCTTTTCGGGCGGGTCGAGGATGACCGCACCGCACCCCCCTACCGCCGCCATCATCGACAGCACCAGGATTACCGCCGCATGTTGCACGCTGCTCATTCGATCAGCCCTTAATCACGGCCAAAGGCCTGTTTCTTGCCACGATCTTCGCCAGTCCGGCTCCGGCGACCGCCTTGACCACGAGTGAGACATCTTTATAGGCCTGCGGCTGCTCTTCGGCCAGCCCTTCCCGGTCGCGGGCCAGGGCGATCACGCCCTGATCGGCGAGTTCACGGGCGATGGAGCGGCCCTTGGCAGATCTGACGGCGGCGGAACGGGACATGACGCGTCCGGCTCCGTGGCAGGCGCTGCCGAAGGTCTCCCGCATCGCGCCTTCGGCGCCGACCAGGACATAGCTGGCCCGGCCCATGTCGCCGGGAATGATGACCGGCTGGCCGACGGACTTGTAGCGTGTCGGCAGTTCCGGATGGCCTGCCGCAAAGGCCCGCGTGGCTCCCTTGCGGTGGACGCAGAGCGTCATGGTGCGGCCGTCGACGGTGTGCTGTTCTATTTTCGCGATGTTATGGGCCACGTCGTAGATCAGTTCCATGCCCAGATCCTCAGCGGAGCGGCTGAAGAATCCGGCGAAGAGCTCGCGGACCTGGTGCATCAGGAGTTGGCGGTTGGCCCAGGCGAAGTTAGCGGCGGCCCGCATGGCGGCCAGATACCGCTGCCCTTCCGGGCTGTTGACGGGGGCGCAGACCAGTTGGCGATCCGGAAGCGTGATACCGTGTCTGGCGGGCAGGTCGCGCAGGGCTCTGATCGCATCGTCGCAGACCTGGTAGCCCAGGCCTCGCGAACCGGAGTGGATCATCACCACCAGTTGTCCGCGGTCCAGGCCGAAGACCTCGGCTGTGTGCGGGTCGATGATTTCCTGTACCTCCTGAAGCTCCAGGAAGTGATTGCCGCTGCCGAGGGTGCCGCATTGATCGTTGCCGCGTTCGCAGGCCCGCTGCGAGACGGCGTCGGGATCGGCGCCATCGAGCGCGCCGCCGGCCTCGCAATAGTCCAAGTCGCTCGGCCAGCCCAGTCCTTCACCAACCGCCCATCTGGCCCCGCCTTCGAGAATGTCCCTGATTCCGGCGACTTTGAATCTGTACTTGCCGCCCTTGCCGACGCCAGCCGGAACGGTGGCGAAGAGCTCGCGGATCAGCTTTTCCTTGTGTTTGTCAACGTCTTTGGCTTGGAGGTTGGTCCGGAGCAGGCGGACGCCGCAGTTGATATCGTAGCCGACCCCACCTGGACTGACGACGCCGCCCGATTCAGGATCGGTCGCGGCCACGCCGCCGATGCAGAACCCGTAGCCCCAGTGGATGTCGGGCATGGCCAGGGACTCGCCGACAATTCCGGGCAGCGTGGCCACGTTGGCGACCTGTTCGGGGGCTTGGTCCTGCTTGATCTGACCGATCAACTCGGGCGAGGCATAGATCCGGCCGGGCACCCGCATCCCGTCTTTGTAGCCGATGGGAATGCGGTACCGCCAGGGATCGAGTTGTTCCAGCGGCCCATGCCACGCGGATGTCATTGGACCATCTCCTGCTCTCTGACCGGGAGTCCCGGTCCCACCGGACAATTATAGGTCTAGACGTCGAAGACGACGGTCACGGTCAGCAGGCCATCCTCCTGCCGGATTTCGAGGTTGTGGTAGGTGACCGCCTTGATCTCGGTGCGAATGCGTGAGCGCTTCGGGTCGAAGCGGCAGGCGGTCACTTCGGCGATCAGTCCGCGTTCATGCAAAGCGGTGAAGCTGATCTCGTCGAAGACGGTTTGGCGAACGTCAAGCCAGTAGTGGACCTCAGCCAGCCAGTCGTGCAGGAGGTCTTCGTAGCTGGAGGCGGCCAGCTCCACAACCTCCTGCCGGGGACTGTCGCGGCCCTCGACCCGGCCGACAATCTGGTAGAAGCCCCTCGCCACCAACTCGAAGAGCTCCAGCATGCTTTGGGACTGGACTCTCAGCGCCACGTCGGCGGTGTGCTCGATGACCTCGATGTTCCCCCGCATGTCGCCCCCTTCGCTCAGAAAGCGGCGGTGGGCAGATCGAACAGATTGTAGACCACCTGGCTGACCGCCTGGTTGATCAGGGACAGCAGGGCCGATTCGAGCTGGGCCGCCGTCGCCTGCTGGAGGTCGCCGGTCTGGCAGCCGCACAGCACCACCATGCCCATCAAGGCCGCCTTGCACAGACGCCATTGGATTCTCATC
Protein-coding regions in this window:
- a CDS encoding RtcB family protein — encoded protein: MTSAWHGPLEQLDPWRYRIPIGYKDGMRVPGRIYASPELIGQIKQDQAPEQVANVATLPGIVGESLAMPDIHWGYGFCIGGVAATDPESGGVVSPGGVGYDINCGVRLLRTNLQAKDVDKHKEKLIRELFATVPAGVGKGGKYRFKVAGIRDILEGGARWAVGEGLGWPSDLDYCEAGGALDGADPDAVSQRACERGNDQCGTLGSGNHFLELQEVQEIIDPHTAEVFGLDRGQLVVMIHSGSRGLGYQVCDDAIRALRDLPARHGITLPDRQLVCAPVNSPEGQRYLAAMRAAANFAWANRQLLMHQVRELFAGFFSRSAEDLGMELIYDVAHNIAKIEQHTVDGRTMTLCVHRKGATRAFAAGHPELPTRYKSVGQPVIIPGDMGRASYVLVGAEGAMRETFGSACHGAGRVMSRSAAVRSAKGRSIARELADQGVIALARDREGLAEEQPQAYKDVSLVVKAVAGAGLAKIVARNRPLAVIKG
- a CDS encoding archease, whose amino-acid sequence is MRGNIEVIEHTADVALRVQSQSMLELFELVARGFYQIVGRVEGRDSPRQEVVELAASSYEDLLHDWLAEVHYWLDVRQTVFDEISFTALHERGLIAEVTACRFDPKRSRIRTEIKAVTYHNLEIRQEDGLLTVTVVFDV